One region of Limnospira fusiformis SAG 85.79 genomic DNA includes:
- a CDS encoding type II toxin-antitoxin system death-on-curing family toxin, which produces MNQPLWISEEIVRFIHQDQIQQHGGCLGIRDENLLSASLARPQHLFAYSQCNLFDLAAAYGYSLTKNHPFIDGNKRTAFAVMATFLLVNGYLLNVPETEVVTIMERLSTDQKTQQSLAEWLAHNSIISSLDET; this is translated from the coding sequence GTGAACCAACCATTATGGATATCCGAAGAAATTGTTAGATTCATTCATCAAGATCAAATTCAGCAGCATGGTGGTTGTTTGGGGATTAGGGATGAAAATTTGCTTTCTGCGAGTTTAGCAAGACCCCAACATTTATTTGCTTACAGTCAATGTAACTTATTCGATCTGGCTGCTGCTTATGGCTACAGTTTGACTAAAAATCATCCATTTATTGATGGAAACAAACGGACTGCTTTTGCAGTAATGGCAACATTTTTATTGGTCAATGGATATTTGCTTAACGTTCCAGAGACAGAGGTTGTCACTATAATGGAACGCTTGTCAACTGACCAGAAAACTCAGCAATCTTTAGCCGAGTGGTTAGCCCATAATTCCATAATTTCATCTCTGGATGAAACTTGA